In Poecile atricapillus isolate bPoeAtr1 chromosome 16, bPoeAtr1.hap1, whole genome shotgun sequence, the DNA window CGGGAGCATGGTGGAAGAGGCCGCTGTgcggccagccctgccctcacCCGCCATGGCGGGCGGGCGAGCGAAACCAAGGCCGGGCGAAGGCGGGGTGAGAGCAGCCAGCGCCGAGCGCTCCCCCCGCGCGGAAAGCGATGGGACAGCTGTGGGAGGGACGTTCCATCTGTTCGCCCgcagagggggagggggagcggCTTCCGCTTTCCGTGCGGTCGGCGGTGCCCGTGGAGTGCGGGGGACCGCGAGGAGCCCCCCTGCTGCTGCCCGCACCGTGGTTCGTCCCAGCCGTCCCTGGAGGGACGGGGAAGAGGGACGGGGACGGCTGAAGGGGCGAGAGCGGGGGGGGATCCCcgggagaggggcagagggggcgCCGGGAGGAGACCCCCGGGAGCGGGAGGCTGCGAGGGGCACCAGGAGCAGGGGAGACCCCTCCGCGGCGGGGTTTTGCATGGGGCTCCCCTTGGAGAGGGGTGAAGGGTTCGTAGGAGGTTGTGGCCCAGGCTCGCACTCACACACCTGGGCCAGGTGGGTGCCTGGAGAGACGAGAAGCTGAAAGGGTCAGGGCTTGAGTAACTCGGGGTCTCCAGCATCCAGAGAGGAAAGAGTGAGGGGCCCTGCCCTAGGCGTGTGCCGGGATGAGCTCCCCTGGCGGGGTCAGCAGCGCCTTCCCCCTCCACGTCCTGGTCTGGAATAACGACTACAGGCGGCTGGACGAGGAGCTGCAGGACCAGGTAACGGGGGGCCCGGGCCCTcagggggctgctgggggaccTGGTGGCCCCAGAAAGACTTGTGCCACACTGCGGGGTTTGGTGGTCGTTGCTcgctgctgtgccaggagaagCACCCTGGTGATGCTGCCAGGAGCGTTCGCTGGGCTTGAGGGATCCCTGCACTTCCTTACCTGTTTATTTGTGGTGTGGAAGTGATGAAAGAAGGTGTAGGAATGTTAGCTACTAAACGTTGGCTTTCCCTCTCTAAAGCTTTGCTCTGAGCATTCCAGTGCAGCTGCAGAGTAGCTCTGGAGGAATTCGGAGTCGCTCAAGAAGAGCAGCTATGATGgacattaatttatttattaaagcaATAAATAGCGTTTATCTTAATGGGAAGGCAATGTTGCAGCAAAGGCGGCGGCTGCTGCGCATCAAACCAGCCCCCACCTTGCTGAGCACCATCAGTTCTCATAGATTTGTTGCTGCCCAAGACTGGGGACAGAGTTTTTATATTGGTTGGAATGTTTTCAGCATCTCTGGTAAAAAAAATGGATCATTGTTCCTTGCTGGAGAGTAGAAAACACAAAGctgtcccctctctgggacatgaTGACGTAAGGAAACAGCCtgaaagctgcagcagagctcgaGCAGCAAAAATCCttctggctgagctgctgtggaAAAGCTCTAACAGGGGCTAGAGCGAGCTACAGTTAATAAGCAGAGCTGATTAATTAATTATACCTGACACCACAAGTAGGTGAGCCCAAGACCAgctgtgccacctcctgacTGTCACCTGCAGCTCTAACGGTGCACCTGACTTACTAATTCCTGCGTAGAGCATGTTCCTGTCCTGGTTTGGGAGAATCTTTGGAATGCAGTCACTCTTTATCTAATTTATGTCACCTTATGCATTAACAAAATCTTTAACCTCACTGGCACGTTGCTCCTGTGTGTTTATTTCTGACACCTGTGAGAGTTTGTGGTTAAGTAGAGATCACTCAGCAGCTCCCACCTGTGGAATGCTGCTTCCTTCCTCCATTCCCTGTGGAAACCAGCAGCGTGTGAAGATGGATGTGTCTCTTACTTCCTTTACCTGCTTTTAAacatcacctttttttttttttaagtgttccAAAGATACATTTCCCCCTGCTTCTTTGGGATGAGCTTCCTGCTGCCGGAGGGATGTGTGAAGGGATCGAAGCCgcatcccagctgcagctggaggggcAAACGGGGTCGGGCATGTGGGGACCAGGGAACAGCAACAAAGACAGTGGGGAGGGGCTCTTGGAGCCCTTGGTGCTGCAGtgttggagctgcaggaggtgggGAAGCAAATTAATTAATGTTCCACCCCAGAAGTGAAGGTGCTTTAAAGTGAAGCTTTCCCACTCTGAGATATTCTGACTTGAGGCTGTCAGAAAACGCTGTTAACATGCATAATAACCTTCCTTTCTCATTCTGCTATTgactttccccttttcctttagTTATAGATGCTCTTCTGTTTCAAATCTCTAAGCTAATAGTGAAAAATGTGTAAGGTATGAGTATGTTGTGCTTGCATGTTTTGGATATTTGTGCCTGtgtagtttattttttattttagtgacTTGTAGAGAATGCCCTCACTCCTCattgtgctgtgtgtgcttTGTGAAACACCATCTGCTTCTGTCCTTTCCAAAAGTGCTGTCCAAAATCCGTGTTATATGCcctgttgcctttttttttcccttttccccccattttgtTGTACAGTTGAAGCCCTCTGTGGAGTCTCAGGCTCTCGGCTGTCTGTGGGGTGATGCACACAGATGAGAACTCCCATCTCCTCCTGAACCTTCTGGGGGGGAGACAGAGGGGaaataatgacagaaaaaaaaatgaaaagcatcaaCAGGAACTCCTGTCCTACAGTTTTTGTGTCATTTCATAGGCCCCATCCTTCTCCTTTTATTCACATGGGGAAGCGAGACAGCCCGGCAGAAGGGCGGTGCAGTAGAGTTTGGGAGCAGATCCgtgggaatggcagggaataTCGACTCCTGGATTAGCCCTCTGTTTGTGCAAGCTCTGATGAGCTGTGTTATTTCTCTCTCGGACACTGACAGGATGTTGACCAGCGGGACCCGCGGGGCCGGACCTTGCTGCACTTGGCTGTGTCCTTGGGTTACATAGAATCTGCCAAGGTCCTCCTGCAGCACAAGGCAGATGTGACGAAGGAGAATGCACAGGGATGGACGGGTAAGGACAGCTTGGGGAACAACCTGGGCTGTGAttctttcagcagcagatgttCTTTGGTTTCATCTGGAATTTTGGTCAGCAAGCAAAGTGACAGGAGGCTGTGGCGGGGTTTCTTTCAGTTTTACATGAGGCTGTCAGCACAGGGGATCCAGAGATGGTCCAGCTGATCCTGCAGCATCGGGACTACCAGCAGACCTCCATGACCCTCGGAGGAGTTCCTGAGTTACTGCAGAAAATTAACGAGGTAATGATTTATTGAAATGTAAACTCTCACTCCACACTGAAATCACTGCTTGAATTCTCATTCAAGTAGTTCAGTTCAGTGAACTATTGCAGTCAGCTGGGCAATTGTGTTTTGTTGCAACCTGCATATTCCATAATGCTGAGGGACATGGAGGCTTTTGTTTGACTTCATTTAAATCCTTTGCCATGTACTCCAACATAGGAGGCTGAATCCTGAAGGCATTACTGCCCCTTCAATAAAACAAGGAAGAACAGCTCCCCAGAAAGCAGCAAGAGCAGGAGCCTGTTGTGTTTGCTACTTTCACTTTCAGTTCTAGCATTTGCTTATAATTTCTCTGGttctgctcttctttttttatcGTTTATCTAAAATGTTCATAGGAAATGCTGCACTGAATGTCAAACTATTTAATGAGTTTTCTCAAGACTGTTTCATGTGTTCTCTTTCTGCAGACTCCTGACTTTTATGTGGAGATGAAATGGGAGTTCACTAGTTGGGGTAAGAATCCTACTCCTTGTTACCAATTCCAAGCTGTGAAAATGAGTCACAAATGTCCCTCAACACAGGCAGGGAAATATCCGCTCCCCGCAGtcctcctctcctccatctCAAAATGACCTCTTGTACTTTTGTTGCACAATTattctttgtttcctgtttctttggttggtttttggtaGTGGAAAATTTAGCTGTTGTTGCAATTGCTGAAGACTTTTCTTGGGGGATTTTTATCTGTTCCTGACCATCCACAGCTGAAGTGATCATGTGTCATCTGTGGATGCGCTGGTTGTTTGGAAAGTGCCTGCTTTTCCCTGAAAGGAATGAACAGTAGGCCTCACAGCTGactaaatatttcaaatatcaAACTATTAGACTACCAGGCATGGGGTTTATGCCATTTCACACCTTTCAGTCTGAAtatcttcttccttttcataTTTATCTTTAAATTAGGCCGGTTTTGCCCTAAGCTGGTTATTCTTAAAGCAAAAGAGGGATCAGTATCTCACCCCCTCCGGGATGACATTCCCTGGAGTGAGCAGTCCCTGTGCTTGAGTTCatttcctctgtgctgcaccTCTTGcacattttccctttccatttctcccgtttctcccagtgcccctggtTTCCAGGGTGTGTCCGAGCGACGTGTGCCGCATCTGGAAGAGCCGGGCCAAGCTGCGCGTCGACATCACCTTGCTGGGCTTCGAGAACATGAGctgggagagaggcaggaggaCTGTCATCTTCAAGGGAGAAGGTAAAGAGTTCACCTGTCTGCACCACTGATCCCCAAATATTGTGTGGGCACAGAGAGAAATCCTGATTTTACACAAAAGAGGCCTCTTGTGTTTTATGAAGGTTTTATACTTACATTCGTGTCTCATAGAGATACTGTTTTATGATGGCTTCTTTGCTTTGAGTAAATCTCAAAGGTGAAAATTTGGTGATAGGGCtaaaatttcagtatttaacTGTTTCCCTCTATCTTTTCTGCTGTCCtacatataaaaaatattttagttccATCTCCAAGTTTGATCCCAGCTGAGTGCAGAAACACCTGGGTTTGATACATGATATACCCCCAGCTTTTCACCCTGGAACACTTACAGAGTTTTTTAACTTGAAATGTGCCTTTTCTACCAGACACTGGTGGCTGGGCAGAGCTCATTGAGATCAACCACGATGACAAGTTTGTCACGACAGAGAGGTTTGAGATCTCCCAGCACATGAAGCGTTTAACACTGGGATCGATGACGCCCAAGAGGAAAGACGTGGAGAGGCGCCTTACATCTCCAATCATCAGCACGTGCCTTGATACCAAAAACATTGCTTTTGAAAGGTAAGATAGTTTATCTTAGCAAATAAACATTCTGATGTTTGAAAAAAGCTTTAATGACCAACTCACAGAAGCTTTGATAATTAAAACTTTTAGGGCTGGGTCTGAAATTACTTCAAGCTTTACAAATCGCTAGATAAAGAAATTTGGGTTGGTCTAATTGCCACTTGGCAAAAAGTTCCcagttgaaagaaaacattggCAGAAAACTTCCAGTTTATCATATTAGTGGGATAGAATCAGTatggttggaaaaggcctctaagATTGAGTCAATTACTCACTGCAAATTTGCATTTCACCCAAATCCATGTGCTGGAATTGATGGACAAGAACTTGGATTTGGTAACAAATAAGTCGACTCTCACATGAATACTTTAAGTAAATGTGCACAGTGTGTCTTTTAACAGACACACATTTGTCTTTCTTCATGGCTACACCTATTTATCCAGGTATCTGGGCTTAATAGTCTGTCAAATGTTGTTTAAAAGGAGACTTAGAAGAACCATCTGGGGGTTGTGTAGAAATGCGGCTGTGTAGACACTTGTGGTGTTCCCTTTTTGTCAGAAGCACATCTGGATTCTGGGTATGGAggacagaaaaatcagaagGTGTCAATGGTTATGAAGCCAAGGTAAAGCTTGTTCTTAAAATCACTTGGAAATGCCTGTCTGGTGTTGAGGTTGGTTCAGTTGTGTATGTGATGTTTTACTGGGGGACTTTTTTTAACCTGTGGTGCTGCTTGGTTtttattcctgtattttttgtaaGGTCTACATGGCAAACAATGTGAACGTGATCACACGGATCAGAACAGAACATTTaacagaagaggagaagaagagATATAAAGGTATCTTCCCCAtaggaaaatttggaaaaaacagaacCCTTTGGCTGTCTGACACCTCCTCTGTGTCTGAAGAACTAGGCAGACAAACAAGGAAATTCTCTTCTTGCTGACTTTGCCCTGATTTTCTTTGAAGTGTTCTGTGTCTGAGGCAGCTCATTATTTCACTCTTAACCTACAAATGAACCTGGTTTTATCCCAGCTGTAtttagaggaaagaaaaaccctTCAAACTTGTTGAAAGTTTACTGATGGCTGCACTTTTATTCTCTGGAATGTATTCCTGCCCTTTCTTCACTTTGGCCATAGATACAAGATTCACAGAGGCTTTGTTTGCTTGGAACTTTTGTTTTGGTCTACCAGTTTCTTCTGGTATTTGAATTAGAGTAAAGGGTGACCAGCCAGTAACTTTATATGGAAATTCTCCTACTCTGGGGCCACTGAGGCACTGGGACTCATAAAGGTGCCTGCTAATCATAGAAACCACTAAAAAGCTTTGCTCTATCCTGTGCATTGTACCTGTTTTATACCATCAGCTGTAGGTCCTGGGCTTGCCTGGTAAAGCTCACAGGAGATCTGAACAACTTCCCTTAGGGTGGCAAACCTGGTCTGAGTGCCAATTTTACTATTAATTAATACTAATggctgtttttgttttcccttctgttACCTGAAGCTGACAGGAGCCCTCTGGAATCATTCCTGGGGACAGTGGAGCATGAATGTGGTGCTCAGGTGAGTGTCTGATGTCAGCACAGGTCACTGTGCCAGTAGGAGTTCCTGGTGTGTGAGACCTTAGATTGGCAGCAGTTTTGATTATGAGGTTTTCATTTTCCCTGAggatgtttttatttggttggaAATGGGTGaactttaagatcccttccaacccaaaccattccatgattccacgTGGCTTTAGAAGCTCCCTTGCTGCTAAATTGTGGAAGAACAGTGGATAATGGATTTGCTGTCTCTCTGTCAGGATGGCATTGCACATTTACAGGGATTTAGAGATTTTGGGTTCAAATTCTCCATCCAAGTTTTGACTTCAGTAAAGGATTTGGAGCCTGAACATGGTGTGGCTCATGTGTGTATTTTTGGTTGGTTTCCAGCTTTAAAGCATCTAAGTGGATTTTTCCTGTCACTAAAAAGCTTGGAGATTTCTAACCTCAATAAAACCAGTCTAGTAACAGCTGGTGTTTATggctgtgtgtcactgtgtctgAAATAGGGAAGGAGTCACTTCACAAAGGGTAAATTAAAAGTTTCTTGTAGTAGCCACTCTCTGTTCAAtgttttttgtgttgttttttccctctctttccttctAGAGTATATCCAGGACAACAGAGTATGCTGCAACCAACAATCCCACTGCTATTTCTCTGGAGGAATACTTCAACCCAGAATTTGATTTGAAAGGCAGAGACATAGGAAGACCAAAGGAAGTCACTGTTAGAACACAGAAGTGAGAGATACCTTAATTTCTATTAACTATTTCTAGTTTGTCTCTTCCCAGTTATCTAATCCCTGGAAACCATTTTTA includes these proteins:
- the ANKRD13A gene encoding ankyrin repeat domain-containing protein 13A, which produces MSSPGGVSSAFPLHVLVWNNDYRRLDEELQDQDVDQRDPRGRTLLHLAVSLGYIESAKVLLQHKADVTKENAQGWTVLHEAVSTGDPEMVQLILQHRDYQQTSMTLGGVPELLQKINETPDFYVEMKWEFTSWVPLVSRVCPSDVCRIWKSRAKLRVDITLLGFENMSWERGRRTVIFKGEDTGGWAELIEINHDDKFVTTERFEISQHMKRLTLGSMTPKRKDVERRLTSPIISTCLDTKNIAFERSTSGFWVWRTEKSEGVNGYEAKVYMANNVNVITRIRTEHLTEEEKKRYKADRSPLESFLGTVEHECGAQSISRTTEYAATNNPTAISLEEYFNPEFDLKGRDIGRPKEVTVRTQKFKATLWMSEEFPLSLMEQVTPIIDLMARTSAHFARLKDFITLEFPPGFPVKIEIPLFHVLNARITFENVNSCRTAERTSPGGAQSDAGANFEVDQSVFEIPKSYHIQDDGRNIHVQDEDNEIMQFAIQQSLLESGANKELGVHSNGAVAYSPDFSMQYQKALQESFLSRSAKSHSNSSSEASDFEKDLQLALELSVREQEEQEKQRREKEDAELQQVLQLSLVEK